The following nucleotide sequence is from Paenibacillus andongensis.
ATATCGACACATGAGGTTACAAACGCACTCGGAGGGATGACTTTGAAGCAAGAGGAACGCAGACAGCAAACAATGACGCTGCTATTGGATTCAACCAAAGCGCTGATACGAGAAAAAGGATGTCACTCGATCACCATGAAAGACATCATGGAGAAATCAGGACTGTCCAAGGGGGCTATTTTCCATTACGTGAAGAGCAAAGACGAAATTTTTGCTTGGGTACTGCAAGAGCGGCTGGAAGAGACCAACACACGTTTTATGAACGAAGTGGATCCAAGCCGCCCTACGTTCGATAATCCTATGCAGAAGATCACAGAAAGTTTATCGCTACTAGAAGATGGTCAGGACGTAACGAACAAGGTGCTTATGTATTTACTTGGAAAAGAGGATCAGCCTCTGGTAGCGGATGTGCTCAATCACTACTATGAGCGGTCTGTGCATGTATCCAAACAGTGGATAATGACTGGCCAAGAGCATGGAGTCATTCCGGACTCCGTGGATGCGGACAAAACAGCGGAGATGTTCGTTCTGCTCTCACTCGGGTTCCGCTTGCGCTCCTCGATTCCAATAGCAGGGACATTTTTTAATACCCAAGATTATTCGTTGTTTATGAAAGATATGCTAAAAGGCAAATCAAGCCAATAGACTTTAACGGAGGGATACTCATGATACCTTTTTATGTGCTTGTGGTTTCGTTTACGCTATTTAGAGTTCTAGGCCTGTTCGGCTGGTCCTATTTCGACAGTTGGCAAACTCCGCTCCAAGGAGCGGTGGCCATTATGCTGCTGGTTACCGCTTCCGCCCACTGGGGTAAAAACCGAGAGGATCTGATCCGGATGGTTCCGCCCGCATTCCCGAGGCCGCGTTGGCTGGTAACTGCCACTGGCTGGCTGGAAATTGCCGGAGCCATCGGCATTCTCCTCCCCGCTACCTCACGGGTGGCTTCCATCTGCTTAGCGCTTCTGCTATTAGCCATGTTTCCGGCCAATGTAAAGGCAGCCCGGGAACGCTTAACCATCGGCGGAAGACCTACGCCTAAGCTGCTCGCTCGAACGCTGCTGCAGATCGTGTTTCTAGCGGCGGTTCTCTTGGCGGGCAGCGGGGTGTAAGGTCAATCCGATAGCATGCGCGCGGCTCGCGAAAACAATGCGATAGCGATGAAAAACATCGCTATCGAGCGCTCGCAGCCGAGCCAAAGCACTAAATTTATTTATCTAAATCTCCGTAAGTATCGTAAGAATAACAGGTCTCCTGCCTGTCTTTTCATAAAAGAGTCTTCCCAGTGCCTCTTTTACATTCGTTTTAAGCACATTCCATTGATTCACGTTTTCTCTTTGAAGCCTGTTTATCGTTTCTGTTGCTAGAATATTAGCCTGATCCATCAGGTCTTCCGACTCTCGAACGTAGACAAAGCCGCGGGAGATGATATCCGGACCAGACAAAATTTTACCGTCACTTTTACTAAGCAGAAGGACCACGATCAAGATACCATCTTCGGCCAGTTGTTTGCGGTCACGCAGAACAATATTGCCGACATCCCCTAATCCATCGACAAGGGTATTCCCCGCGTACACTTTGCGGCTCTGAGTTGCTACTTCGTTCTTGATATCCACGACATCGCCATTATTTAATATGTAGATGTTAGCCGGGTCCACGCCGACGCCTTCCGCCAAAATACGGTGCTGATGCAGCATTCTAAACTCGCCATGAATCGGAATAAAATACTTCGGCTTCATGAGCGTTAGCATTAGCTTCAGCTCTTCTTGACTCCCGTGCCCGGATACATGCATGCCTGTCGCTGAGCTCGAACCATATATCACTTCAGCCCCTAGGCTAAATAAATTGTCAACCGTCCGCGATACATTGCGTTCATTTCCCGGAATCGGGGATGAGGATAGAATAACGGTGTCTCCACGCATGATTTCTACTTGACGATAATTGGCACGGGACAATCGCGATAAGGCAGCCATCGGTTCCCCCTGACTACCGGTACATAAGATCGCTATCTGATCAGAAGCCATCCGATTGACTTCTCCCGCTTCCACTAGCATCCCTTCGGGGACCGTTAGGTAGCCAAGCTCGGAAGCAATTCTCACCACATTGACCATACTGCGGCCAAGTAAAGCTAATTTTCGATTCGTTGCCTGAGCAGCATCAACAACTTGCTGAAGCCTATGCACATTCGATGCGAAGGTGGCTATGAACACTTTTTGCTTTGCTTTATGGAAGGCATCTTCAATATGCTTACCTACAAGGCTTTCTGAAGGTGTGTAGCCAGGGCGCTCGGCATTCGTGCTTTCTGATAAAAGAAGTAGAATACCGTCCTTCCCAATCTCCGCCATTTTATGAATATCAGGGTATTGATTGCCCACTGGGGTCAAATCAAATTTGAAATCTCCCGTATGTACGACAGTTCCTTCAGGTGTATGAAAAACAACCCCCAAGCAATCAGGGATACTATGGTTTGTTTTGAAAAAGGTAGTCGTGATCTGTCCAAGTTCGATGCTCGAATCAGAGTCAATCTCAATAAATTGGGTATCGGCAAGAAGTCCAGACTCTCTCAACTTGTTTTCAATTAAACCTAGCGTTAGCCGTGTTGCATAAATCGGCATGTTCAATTGTCTTCGTATATACGGAATGCCCCCGATATGATCTTCATGTCCATGTGTAATAATCAATGCGCGGACTTTATCGCTATTTTCGAGTAAATAGGCAATATCCGGAACGATCAAGTCAATACCGAGCAAGCTTTCATCTGGAAACTTTGAACCGCAATCAATGACAATGATATCATCGCCATATTGCACCACATACATATTTTTGCCAATTTCGTTGATACCGCCTAAAGAGAAAACAGATAACTGATGGTCAGTCTTATTCACCTGAAAAGCCCCCCATATTTACATATCTGCTTTAATTTTTCCAGAATAGGGATAACCTATACTCCGATTTTCTCCTGATAACCATTTTCTGAATTCGAAACTTCTTGTTAAAAACACAAAAAGGATCCGCGCGGGATCCTCTTTGTTAATCTATATTAAGCCAGAGCAGCAGCGGCACTCGTGCGCTTTCTGGCGTAGCCGCGATAAATAAAGGCGAAGACGATGGTCAATATGGCGATTCCGACCATGCCCCAGATTAGATTGTCGAACGCGCGCTCTGTTGGCAGCGACTTCTGCCAGACGAGTGCACTCCCCGAGATGGCTACGGCGAAAGCCCCGCTGAAAAATTGCAGCAGCTGGAATAAGCCCATACCCGAGCCGATCCGTTCCTTCGTCAACTGCCGTGATAGCTCGTTGGAGACCGCACTCGAGATAGAAGTGATGCTGATGCTCGTCAGTATATAGACAGCGGCAAGCCCATAGAAAGAATGGACAGCAGTCAGCGCCAGCAAAACGGTCGAAAACAGCAGCAACCATGGCGTATAGCGAAGGAGTGCGCCGTTACCGTATCGGTCGATGAGGCGACCAACCCGGTTGGATACCAGCATGGCAAGGAGCGCACCTGGAAAGAGCACAAGACCCGATACGGCCGGTGTTAAACCGAAGACTCTGGCCAGCATTTGCGGGGCGAGGAACAAGAAGGCAAAACTGATCATGTAGGCGCTAATGCCGATAGCACCAAGCGCCAGATAGAGTCTGTCGCCGAATAGCGCGGGCAGGACGAATGGATTCGTCGCTTTGCGGATGCGTACCGCGAACAAGGCCAGGGCAATCACGCCCACAATGAGTGCAACCATGCTTTTGGATGTGAGGAAGAGCAGCAAACCTGTCGTTCCCATCCCGATCAGGACGGCGCCAATAAAATCGAACGAGCCGCGCTCCGCCTTTTCACGGGGAAGTATGAGCAGGAAAACCGGGATCAGCAGCAGGGTTAAGCCGGTGATCACAAATAGGAAATGCCAACCCAGATACTGCACGATCGATCCGCCGACGACAGGACCAAGCCCGAGGCCAAGTGAGGCCGCTGATAAAATGAACGACATGGCCATGCCTCTGCGCGACACAGGAATGTAACGAGTGACAAGCACGATCGCGAGCGAAGGAATGGCACCAGCGCCAGCAGCCTGAATAAGCCTCGTGATAAGGAGCAGCCCAAATCCGTCGCTGAACATACCAATTACGGATGCCCCGCCCAATGCCAGCAACGCCGCCGTGAAGAGTCTTCGAATGGGCACGAAATCGGACAATCGGCTGAAAGTAATCGATGATATGGCAAAAACGATGGAGTAACCCGTCACGACCCATGACGCCGTTGAGGGGTTGAGAGCGAATTGTACAGCAATTTTGGGCAATGCCAAATTGAACATCATCGTGTTCATAACGACTAGAATAATGGTCAAACAGAGTAACCAAGAGACCGTCCGTTCTCGGATAATACCGGGTGCCTCTGATACAGATGGTTGCTCTACTTGCGGTAAAACGGTTGACATACGAATGGTCCTCCCCACTCAAGATGGTCTATCACATGCTTGCTAAACGATATACTGAAGTTCATCATCTATAATCATTTTCGTTACAGTTTAGCATGGAGGCATACGCATGTCAATTAGCGATTCCAAATAAATCCAGACATTTCAACTCGATTCAACTTGCTATGATTTCCAACTTTACAACGATGAGCTATAACAAAAATCACAGCCCCCAACAACAACAAAAGCTACCATATACTTATGGTATGCAAAAAAAGTCATCGTAGGGGGACGTGTTTATCTATGAAAAAAGAACACATTATTCACTTTAAAGTTATCCACAAGGATAGCGTACAACTTTTAAGAGGTCTTATCTTCTTAGAAGAAAATCAAAAACCTACCTTAAATGATTTTCAACAATGTTTAATAGACTGTGGTCACGATGTTCGTATTGAAAATAAAGATCAAGCCATTTTCAGAGCGAATAAACCGGGGGAGCAATATTGGATTCAGGTTTTAAGAGAACATGATAGCAATACAAGAGATTTAAACGTCGAGAATTTAGCTAAAAGCTTTATGAAAAACGAGCCTACAGCCTAGTAGTGATTAGCTAAAGATCACTACTAGGCTCCTGCTCCCCTTGCCCAACCCTCAAAGCCACTGCGAGAAAAAGGCATGTCCCGCAGCGTGAAATCCCGGGGGCATCGCATGCCCCATGAACGGGTGAACCTCGATCGTTTTGTTCACTGATGCGATTCGATTATATGCGGCAAAAATCGCCTCGGGTAAGCAGGTCGTGTCCTTCAATCCAACCGTCACATGCACGGGCAGTGTAATTCGATGGGCCAAATTCATGATGTCGAAATAACTAAGCGTCCGCAGCACCTCGTCAAGGTGGTCCGGGAATCGAGTTACGAATTCCGCAGCTTCGGTGAGTGAACTGACCGATTGAAGTATCCCCAGATCCATGTGGCACATATTCGGTACATGTGCGATTACAGCCCGCAGCTTAGGCTCCAATACGGATACAAGCAGCGCAAGACCACCCCCTTGGCTGCCGCCAAAAACATACACCCTCTCGGGGTCTATCTCCGGCATTGCCATCGCACACCGTACAGCACGCAGGCCATCGATAGCTACTGCCCGATAGTAGGAACCCTCCGGATCGAGAATCCCCTGTGTCATCCACCCTTTGGTCATGCCATATGCTTGCGGCAGCCCGTTGCCGGTCTCCCCTCCTTGCCCACGAATGTCGATGGCGAGTACGGCATACCCCATAAGCAGCCATGCAGCATGATCCTCCGGTTGACCTTTGGAACCGGAATAACCGTGAAAGGTTACGATACAGGGAAGCGGATGACGCAGCTGGACGGAAGGCAGCATATACCAAGCGTGAACCTGCGTATTGGCTGCCCCCTCTAATACAACTTTGTAAACTTCGGCCTGTAGGAAAGGGGAGGCGACCGACTCAATCGTATATCTCACAGATTCTGCTGCTTCCTGGGAGACACGATCCCAAAAATCTTCCAGATCAGTTGGTGCCGTTAACTCCGGCATATACTGTTTCAACGAATGAATCCGTGTTTCTATTGCGTTCATCGCTACACCCCTCATGGAAAAATTGTCCTTTTTATTATACAATTTTTCTACGAGATCCCTCTACCATGGCGTCAGTCTGCGGTACTGATCCAACGTAACTTTGCCGAGCAAATCTTCACCTTTCACGAACCGGTGCAGTTCATCGACGATGAAATCACAGAGCTCGCGCTTCAATATGCCATGGAACCCGCCAATGTGCGGTAAGCATAACACGTTCGGCATCGCCTGCAGCTTATGATCGGCTGGCATCGGCTCAATGTCGTAAACATCAAGGGCTGCACGTATCCTGCCTTTGCTTAGTTCTTCTAAGAGCGCCTGCTCTTTCACAATAGGCCCGCGAGCCGTATTAATGAAGAGCGCTCCGTCGCGCAGCAGCGACAGCTGTTCCGCGCCGATCATCCCTTGCGTGCGAGGTGTCCACGTATTGTGCAGTGAGACAATGTCGCTGCGCTCGAACAGTTCATTCAGACCACAGAGCTCGACACCCTGCGCAGCCGCTTCCTCTTGTGTACAGTAGCTAGAGTGCAGCAAGATTTTCGTGTAAAAAGGCTGCAGCATCCGCATTACCTGCTTGGAGATTTCCCCGTAGCCGACTAGACCGATCACTCTTCGCGTCACGCCGAGAATCGTATCACGGTTGTTATTGCTCCACTGTCCCTCTTTAAGCCCGGCGCTGTACCCTGCTAAGTCCCAAGCTCCGGCAAACATCAATGAAAGTGCACACTCCGCAGTCGAGAGGGCGAGTACTTTATTAGCCGATGTTACGGCAATCGAAGTATCGAACACATCCTCTTTGACGATCGACGCTACACTGCCTGCTCCATGGCCGATAAATTTCAATCTCTCTGCGCGAGCGAGCACTTCCGGGGTAAAGCGAGGCGAACCCCATGAAGTGATGCAGGCATCATAAGAGCCAATTCGTTCCGACAGGTCCTCACTTGTAAATTTCTCATTCAAGGTAATAAAATCAACCTCAGAGAAGCTGGAAAGCTTATTCAGAGTGGACTCCTGCCAAAATAATTCACGTAATCCAGCGTCAGCGATCGTAATTAATGTTTTCACAGGCTTAACCCTCATTTCATTAGGCTTTGAAGTAATTCACGCATAAATTCAACATACGCAGGAAAAATAGCTGCTGGCTCCATACCGGGAACTTGCAGCTCCCTGCGCCATTTGGTTTCCCACTCCAGGGAGTAATAGCCGGTATAGCCCATTCGCTCAAGCTGATCTACAATGGAAGCAATCGGAACCTGCCCTTCGCCGACCTTGGTGTACTTCCAGTTCGACTCTAGCGGATCTTCAAAAGGGATGCCGTCTTTGACATGTACATGAACGCACTGCGAGCCTAGTAACGCGATTGTCTCCGCTGGAGACTCTCCTTCTTCGAGTGGATGGATAATATCATAGATTACCGCGCAATTCTCTCTGTCAACATCATCCAACAGCTTGCGAAGCGAACGGCCGGTGGCGAATTCATTATGCGTCTCAATCCATACCTGAACACCGTAAGAGGCCGCATAATCGCAAGCTTGCTTAATCTGAGCTATGATTTCAGGGTATGGAATAGCAGGAACCGGATTGTCCCTGCGATTATTGAAGTAGCCGAGGAAAATCCGCACGCCGCCAGCCTTCAAATCGCGAGCGAGCGAAACAACCTTTTTAAAAAGTTCGAATTGCTCGGCATCTCCTCTTTCGCCTGTGAAACATACACTTGACCCGATATTGGTGATTCGGATGCCCGCTTCCTCGAACTTCCGAAGCGCTATTCCCCGCTCCTTCTGCGCCATCTCGGTGGTAATGCCCCATGTGGGCCCTTCCCTCAGCTCCATTCCGCCAAAACCGCATTCCTTGGCAAACACAATCATCTCAGCCAAAGACCAGCCCTCGCAGGGGAGCGTGCTAAATGCCAGATGCTTCATACTGCTTTCCCCATTTCCTCCCAGATCTAGTGGGCAACTTCACTTCCTCCTATTATTGCAGCGAAACTCAGTAAACGCTTTCCCTTTTCTATGTTTCTTTTGCACAATTCCTCGAATCTGTGTACCATTATCTTTAGCTAATGAGTTACGGATGAATGTCGTGGAGGTCATGTATGTCTGATTATCCGATCTATGAATACAAAGGGTTTCTTGACGAGCAGTTTCCTTTTAAAATTGAAGTTCGAACGCCACTGAATATGAATCGATATCAGCATGCTCACGAGCACCTGCAGCTGTGCTACATGATGTCCGGCAGTTGTCTTCATTGGGCGGCGGGCCAACAATATGTGTTGACCAAAGGCGATCTCTTCTCGATCCCGCCTTTTCAAGAGCATCGCTTGGAACCCCGTGATTCGATGGCTTTTGAGATGATACAGGTCGATTTTATGCCCCATGCGATTAATGAAAGCTTTCAGGATCTGGCGCAAATGCAGACATTCGTCGATTTCGCCTATATCAGGCCCCTGATTTCCGAAGCCGATCTGTTACCCAAAATGTCGTTCCCTCCTCCTACACAGTCTGTGGTCGAGAACCTGCTGAACGTCATTCTCACGGAATGGGAGGAACAAGAAGAAGGCTATCGGTTAGCGATCAAGGCCGAGCTCCTGAGGCTTCTAGTCATTACCGGCAGGCAGTATAAACGCTATTCACAAACGCAAAGTCAACATGAGCGCAACAGGGTGGCACATCACCGAGAAGCCTTCTATGAGGCTATCCGTTACATGGAAACGCATTACCATGAGGATCTTCATTTGGAAGAGGTTTCCGCAAAAGCATTGATGGCTCCATCGTATTTCAGCAACATGCTCAAGCTGGTGCGGGGCAAATCGTATATCGAGCTTTTATCTGCCATTCGTATTCAGGCATCTATGGAGCTGCTAGGGGGAACGGACCTCAATGTGACCGAGATTGCTACCCGTGTGGGCTATAATCATATAAGTCATTTCAATAGAACGTTCAAGAAGCACGCAGGCGTAACGCCAGGAGACTACCGTAGGCATCAAACTTAGTAGCCTTAAATGGTAGCATACATATACAAAAGACCTCCCTAGGGCGGTCTTTTTCTGTCTTTTGTTCCTAAATTTCACTCTGAAAAACTTAATCATATTGTTCATGTTTCAATGACATCCTTCATTTCATGGCGAGATCGTTCATCTTATAATGAATCAGAAATGAACAATTTGTGTGAAGTGGGAGGTAAGCTTTCGTGAAGAAAATAGGAATAGGCCTGCAATTATACACACTTCGAGATGAAATGACGCATGACGCCGCAACGGTTTTGCAAAAAGTGGCTGAGCTCGGTTATGAAGGCGTGGAGTTTGCAGGTTATTACGATTTTAGCCCTGAACAGTTAAAGACGCTGCTGACCGACTTGTCATTGAAAGCCATCGGCAGCCATGTCAGCATGGAACGCCTACAAAACTATTTGGAAGAAGAAATTGCCATGAATGTTGCCATCGGCAGCCGTTATGTCGTCTGTCCAGGGATCAATCAAGAACAACGGCAAGCGCTTCCCGAAACTGTTGCTTTTTTTGTCGAGTGCAGCAAGCAATTTGCGAGCAAAGGCATCGCATTTGGCTTTCATAATCACTACGTTGAATTCACCGAAACATATGAGGGTCAACCTTGGTTCGATGCATTATTTGGATGTACATCCCCAGACGATATGAAAAGTGAGCTCGATGTTTGTTGGGTACATAACGCTGGCTGCGATCCTATTGCTTACCTTGAAAAGTATGCTGGACGTGTGCCTTTGATTCATTTGAAGGACATTCGCAAGTTCGCTGATGGCACTTATCAAACGTTGGAGCTGGGACGCGGCGAGATGAATTTACCCGCAATTATTGCGGCAGCAGAGGCGGCGGGAACAGAATGGCTCATCGTCGAACAAGACGATTGTGAGCTCTCTGCGCTAGAAAGTGTAAAGATAAGTATGGATTGGCTGCGCCAAAATTATAGGTTTATGGAGGTCAAATAAGATGACGAAAAAAATTAAAGGGGCAATTATTGGTTGTGGAGGCATTGCATTCGAGAAATATTTCCCATCGCTCTCCAAGCTAAAGGAGCTAGAAATGGTCGCCTTCTGCGATATTATGGTCGAAAAAGCAGAAAAGGCAGTGGCAGCATACGGTTCGATTGACGCAAAAGCATTTTACGATTATAGAGAAGTCCTTAAAGATGCCTCCATCGATGTGATCTATGTATGTACGCCGAACGATTCACATGCGGAGATCTCTATCGCGGCCATGGAGTCAGGCAAGCATGTCATGTGTGAGAAACCGATGGCCAAAACTGCCGCAGAAGCACAAGCCATGGTGGATGCTGCGAAACGTACCGGCAAAAAGCTCTCAATTGGCTACCAAAATAATTTCCGGCCAGACAGCCGTTATTTGCAACAAATTTGCGATAACGGCGAGCTCGGCGACATCTATTTTGCCAAGGCTCATGCGATACGCAGACGCGCTGTTCCCACCTGGGGTGTCTTTCTAGATCAAGAGAAACAGGGTGGTGGCCCTCTCATTGATATCGGCAGCCATGCGTTGGATTTAACACTTCGGATGATGAACAATTACGCACCAAAATGTGTTTTGGGCAGGGCCTATCACAAGCTTAGCCGCAAAGAAAACGCAGCAAATGCCTGGGGACCGTGGGATCCGGATAAATTTACGGTGGAGGATTCAGCTTTCGGCTTCATAACGATGCAGAACGGTGCGAACGTTATACTCGAATCCAGTTGGGCACTTAACTCCCTTGATACGTTAGAGGCAAAAACGACGCTTTGCGGTACGGAAGGCGGAGCGGACATGCGTGACGGACTCCGCATTAATGGTGAAAAGCTGGGAAGAATGTACACTACCACCATCGATTTGAGTGCAGGCGGGGTCGCCTTTTTTGAAGGCAAAGCAGAAAGTTCAAGCGACTTGGAAGCGCGGTTGTGGCTCGAATGTATCCTTCATAACACCGAGCCGTTGGTAAAACCGGAGCAAGCACTTGTTGTCACACAAATATTAGAAGCGATCTATGAGTCTTCAAAGACTGGAAAAGCCATTTATTTTGAATAGCCTCATTAAAATAAAAATACAAATGCCGCCCTGTTCAAGGGCGGTCACGTTCACGTATGGAAATATTTGCATACAAGTGTCTAGAAAGTTCGTATAATTATCTAATAGATACCGAAACATGAACGATTTGCTCAAACAAAGGAGGAAACTGGTGGTGCATGGACGCGAGGATAAACTGCGAGCTGAAACGATTGATGCAGCGATGGCGCATCATAAGAAGCGTTTTAGAAATCCGTGTGAGTTTCTAAACACATACATCATTAGGTTGCAGACAAGCGGCTGCTGTGAAGCGCTGATTGATAACGAATTTGTTGTGATTGAGCCTGGAGACCTGCTTATGTTTCGTCCTGGCGAAAAGTACGAGCTTATCCTGAAAAACAACAGCATCGATTACTATGTGATTTGCAATGGAACATGGATTGACCAATGGTGGGCCAATTTCAACCCTCCGCAAAAGACAACCATACCTCTTGACGACGATCTTCTGAAGCTGTGGAATCAGTTGATGAAGGAAAGGTTACGGAGGAATGACACCCACGATGAGCTGACAGATTATACACTGCGCGTCTTTTGCTTAACTTTACAGCGCCTGCATGAAATTGCCGGCATGGGAACAACGTTAAGTCCATCCTACATCGCCTATCGAATAAAAAAATTCATCGATCAGCATGCGACAGAAACTCTCACCTTGGAGCAAATCGCCAAACATGCGGGAATTAGTATCTCCAGAGCTGTGAATTTGTTTAAAATCAATTTTGGCCAATCCATTATGAGTTATGCTATTGAAGTCCGCCTGGGCGTCGCATGCGAGCGCATTCGTTTCAGCGCAATGTCACTTGATTATGTCGCAAAATCATGCGGTTTTAATAGCTATACGTACTTCCATCGGCAATTTCGCATGCATTTTGGATTATCCCCCCGGCAATATCGGGAAGAACAACAGAAACGCTCGAAGCTTCGTGTGGAACAATAGACAGATCGCTCTCCACTTGCCAAAGAGGCAATATGTGAAGAAGCGATCTTTTTAATTCATTATGCTATAATCGCTTCAACAAGATCCAGAATAGATGAGGTGAGCTGAAGAGAATGTTTCAAGAAACGGATGAATTACGAAAAAACTCCCTTTCATGGAGGCTGTTTTTTGGTATAAAGCTTGCTTTTGATTTGGCTTTAACTGGTGTTTTTTATTTCCAGAATTCAATTACAATT
It contains:
- a CDS encoding TetR/AcrR family transcriptional regulator, with amino-acid sequence MKQEERRQQTMTLLLDSTKALIREKGCHSITMKDIMEKSGLSKGAIFHYVKSKDEIFAWVLQERLEETNTRFMNEVDPSRPTFDNPMQKITESLSLLEDGQDVTNKVLMYLLGKEDQPLVADVLNHYYERSVHVSKQWIMTGQEHGVIPDSVDADKTAEMFVLLSLGFRLRSSIPIAGTFFNTQDYSLFMKDMLKGKSSQ
- a CDS encoding DoxX family protein; its protein translation is MIPFYVLVVSFTLFRVLGLFGWSYFDSWQTPLQGAVAIMLLVTASAHWGKNREDLIRMVPPAFPRPRWLVTATGWLEIAGAIGILLPATSRVASICLALLLLAMFPANVKAARERLTIGGRPTPKLLARTLLQIVFLAAVLLAGSGV
- a CDS encoding ribonuclease J, producing the protein MNKTDHQLSVFSLGGINEIGKNMYVVQYGDDIIVIDCGSKFPDESLLGIDLIVPDIAYLLENSDKVRALIITHGHEDHIGGIPYIRRQLNMPIYATRLTLGLIENKLRESGLLADTQFIEIDSDSSIELGQITTTFFKTNHSIPDCLGVVFHTPEGTVVHTGDFKFDLTPVGNQYPDIHKMAEIGKDGILLLLSESTNAERPGYTPSESLVGKHIEDAFHKAKQKVFIATFASNVHRLQQVVDAAQATNRKLALLGRSMVNVVRIASELGYLTVPEGMLVEAGEVNRMASDQIAILCTGSQGEPMAALSRLSRANYRQVEIMRGDTVILSSSPIPGNERNVSRTVDNLFSLGAEVIYGSSSATGMHVSGHGSQEELKLMLTLMKPKYFIPIHGEFRMLHQHRILAEGVGVDPANIYILNNGDVVDIKNEVATQSRKVYAGNTLVDGLGDVGNIVLRDRKQLAEDGILIVVLLLSKSDGKILSGPDIISRGFVYVRESEDLMDQANILATETINRLQRENVNQWNVLKTNVKEALGRLFYEKTGRRPVILTILTEI
- a CDS encoding MFS transporter, with product MSTVLPQVEQPSVSEAPGIIRERTVSWLLCLTIILVVMNTMMFNLALPKIAVQFALNPSTASWVVTGYSIVFAISSITFSRLSDFVPIRRLFTAALLALGGASVIGMFSDGFGLLLITRLIQAAGAGAIPSLAIVLVTRYIPVSRRGMAMSFILSAASLGLGLGPVVGGSIVQYLGWHFLFVITGLTLLLIPVFLLILPREKAERGSFDFIGAVLIGMGTTGLLLFLTSKSMVALIVGVIALALFAVRIRKATNPFVLPALFGDRLYLALGAIGISAYMISFAFLFLAPQMLARVFGLTPAVSGLVLFPGALLAMLVSNRVGRLIDRYGNGALLRYTPWLLLFSTVLLALTAVHSFYGLAAVYILTSISITSISSAVSNELSRQLTKERIGSGMGLFQLLQFFSGAFAVAISGSALVWQKSLPTERAFDNLIWGMVGIAILTIVFAFIYRGYARKRTSAAAALA
- a CDS encoding acetylxylan esterase, which gives rise to MNAIETRIHSLKQYMPELTAPTDLEDFWDRVSQEAAESVRYTIESVASPFLQAEVYKVVLEGAANTQVHAWYMLPSVQLRHPLPCIVTFHGYSGSKGQPEDHAAWLLMGYAVLAIDIRGQGGETGNGLPQAYGMTKGWMTQGILDPEGSYYRAVAIDGLRAVRCAMAMPEIDPERVYVFGGSQGGGLALLVSVLEPKLRAVIAHVPNMCHMDLGILQSVSSLTEAAEFVTRFPDHLDEVLRTLSYFDIMNLAHRITLPVHVTVGLKDTTCLPEAIFAAYNRIASVNKTIEVHPFMGHAMPPGFHAAGHAFFSQWL
- a CDS encoding hydroxyacid dehydrogenase, which codes for MKTLITIADAGLRELFWQESTLNKLSSFSEVDFITLNEKFTSEDLSERIGSYDACITSWGSPRFTPEVLARAERLKFIGHGAGSVASIVKEDVFDTSIAVTSANKVLALSTAECALSLMFAGAWDLAGYSAGLKEGQWSNNNRDTILGVTRRVIGLVGYGEISKQVMRMLQPFYTKILLHSSYCTQEEAAAQGVELCGLNELFERSDIVSLHNTWTPRTQGMIGAEQLSLLRDGALFINTARGPIVKEQALLEELSKGRIRAALDVYDIEPMPADHKLQAMPNVLCLPHIGGFHGILKRELCDFIVDELHRFVKGEDLLGKVTLDQYRRLTPW
- a CDS encoding sugar phosphate isomerase/epimerase family protein, which codes for MKHLAFSTLPCEGWSLAEMIVFAKECGFGGMELREGPTWGITTEMAQKERGIALRKFEEAGIRITNIGSSVCFTGERGDAEQFELFKKVVSLARDLKAGGVRIFLGYFNNRRDNPVPAIPYPEIIAQIKQACDYAASYGVQVWIETHNEFATGRSLRKLLDDVDRENCAVIYDIIHPLEEGESPAETIALLGSQCVHVHVKDGIPFEDPLESNWKYTKVGEGQVPIASIVDQLERMGYTGYYSLEWETKWRRELQVPGMEPAAIFPAYVEFMRELLQSLMK
- a CDS encoding helix-turn-helix transcriptional regulator, which codes for MSDYPIYEYKGFLDEQFPFKIEVRTPLNMNRYQHAHEHLQLCYMMSGSCLHWAAGQQYVLTKGDLFSIPPFQEHRLEPRDSMAFEMIQVDFMPHAINESFQDLAQMQTFVDFAYIRPLISEADLLPKMSFPPPTQSVVENLLNVILTEWEEQEEGYRLAIKAELLRLLVITGRQYKRYSQTQSQHERNRVAHHREAFYEAIRYMETHYHEDLHLEEVSAKALMAPSYFSNMLKLVRGKSYIELLSAIRIQASMELLGGTDLNVTEIATRVGYNHISHFNRTFKKHAGVTPGDYRRHQT
- a CDS encoding sugar phosphate isomerase/epimerase family protein; amino-acid sequence: MKKIGIGLQLYTLRDEMTHDAATVLQKVAELGYEGVEFAGYYDFSPEQLKTLLTDLSLKAIGSHVSMERLQNYLEEEIAMNVAIGSRYVVCPGINQEQRQALPETVAFFVECSKQFASKGIAFGFHNHYVEFTETYEGQPWFDALFGCTSPDDMKSELDVCWVHNAGCDPIAYLEKYAGRVPLIHLKDIRKFADGTYQTLELGRGEMNLPAIIAAAEAAGTEWLIVEQDDCELSALESVKISMDWLRQNYRFMEVK